The following coding sequences lie in one Mesorhizobium sp. NZP2298 genomic window:
- the cobT gene encoding nicotinate-nucleotide--dimethylbenzimidazole phosphoribosyltransferase — MPFKSLDELRAACLDLPAGSDTAANAVARRQDTLTKPQGSLGRLETIAAWLARWQGRDMPKLDRVKVFVFAGNHGVTAQGVSAFPSEVTVQMVANFAGGGAAINQLARIAGAELDVIPLDLDHPTGDFTQVPAMDEKAFLAAVSAGYDAVTKDLDLICFGEMGIGNTTPAAAISAALFGGGAEKWTGRGTGVDDAGLKRKVVAIEAGLKRHAAALADPLGVAAALGGRELAAIFGATLAARHLGIPVLLDGFVCTAAAAPLARLHPTGLAHTIAAHVSAESGHRGLLEALGLPPLLDLGMRLGEGSGACLAVNIVRSALECHARMASFAEAGVSEK, encoded by the coding sequence ATGCCCTTCAAATCCCTTGATGAATTGCGCGCCGCCTGCCTTGACCTCCCGGCTGGCAGCGATACCGCGGCAAACGCCGTCGCCCGCCGCCAGGACACACTGACCAAGCCGCAAGGCAGCCTCGGCCGGCTGGAAACCATCGCCGCATGGCTGGCGCGCTGGCAGGGCCGCGACATGCCAAAACTCGATCGCGTGAAAGTGTTCGTCTTCGCCGGCAATCACGGCGTCACCGCGCAGGGCGTGTCGGCCTTTCCTTCCGAAGTGACAGTGCAGATGGTGGCGAACTTCGCCGGCGGCGGGGCCGCCATCAACCAGCTCGCCCGCATCGCCGGCGCCGAACTCGATGTCATCCCGCTCGACCTCGACCATCCTACGGGCGACTTCACGCAAGTGCCGGCAATGGACGAGAAAGCCTTCCTCGCCGCCGTGTCGGCCGGCTACGATGCGGTGACGAAAGATCTCGACCTGATCTGCTTCGGCGAGATGGGCATCGGCAACACCACGCCGGCTGCCGCCATCTCGGCCGCGCTGTTCGGCGGGGGCGCGGAAAAATGGACCGGGCGCGGCACCGGCGTCGACGATGCCGGCCTGAAGCGCAAGGTGGTCGCCATCGAAGCCGGCCTGAAGCGTCATGCCGCCGCCCTTGCCGACCCGTTGGGGGTTGCCGCGGCACTCGGTGGCCGAGAACTCGCCGCCATCTTCGGCGCCACACTCGCCGCCCGTCATCTCGGCATTCCCGTGCTGCTCGACGGTTTCGTCTGCACCGCCGCCGCGGCCCCGCTGGCAAGGCTGCACCCGACAGGGCTGGCCCACACAATCGCGGCCCACGTCTCGGCCGAATCGGGCCATCGCGGCCTGCTCGAAGCGCTCGGCCTGCCGCCGCTGCTCGATCTCGGCATGCGGCTCGGTGAGGGTTCGGGTGCCTGCCTCGCCGTCAACATCGTGCGCTCGGCGCTGGAGTGTCATGCGAGAATGGCGAGCTTTGCCGAGGCTGGGGTCTCGGAGAAGTAG
- the cobS gene encoding adenosylcobinamide-GDP ribazoletransferase, translating into MKLPNLTLSPRQILDDLALCLVFFTRLPLPILDFRGRGLAAAIWAAPVAGLVVGLIGAIVFATAERFGLAMGPAAALALVATVVTTGCLHEDGLSDVADGFGGGKSRGRKLDIMRDSRIGAYGAMALALSLLIRWSALSQLVDPTQALFALIAAHAASRGVLGAFMHLLPPARDDGLSAGAGTVSLETAIVGAVLGAIPLLLLGLGGAIAALILLGLLFAAFHALCLNQIGGQTGDTIGALQQVSEISVLLVASVALS; encoded by the coding sequence ATGAAGCTCCCGAATTTGACCCTTTCGCCCCGGCAAATCCTCGACGACTTGGCGCTCTGCCTGGTCTTCTTCACCCGCCTGCCTCTGCCCATCCTCGATTTTCGCGGCCGCGGCCTTGCCGCCGCGATCTGGGCGGCGCCGGTCGCCGGCCTCGTCGTCGGCCTGATCGGCGCCATCGTCTTTGCCACGGCGGAACGGTTTGGCCTTGCCATGGGCCCGGCGGCAGCCCTTGCCCTGGTCGCAACGGTGGTCACCACCGGCTGCCTGCACGAGGACGGGCTTTCCGATGTCGCCGACGGCTTTGGCGGCGGCAAATCGCGCGGCCGCAAGCTGGACATCATGCGCGACAGCCGCATCGGCGCCTATGGCGCCATGGCGCTGGCTCTGTCGCTGCTCATCCGCTGGAGCGCACTGTCGCAACTGGTCGACCCCACTCAGGCTCTCTTTGCCCTTATTGCCGCCCACGCGGCCTCGCGTGGCGTGTTGGGCGCCTTCATGCATCTGTTGCCTCCGGCGCGCGATGACGGCCTCTCGGCCGGCGCCGGCACTGTCTCGCTTGAAACGGCAATCGTCGGCGCCGTGCTTGGCGCGATCCCTCTCCTGCTGCTTGGGCTCGGCGGCGCCATCGCCGCGCTGATCCTGCTCGGCCTGCTGTTTGCCGCCTTCCACGCCCTTTGCCTCAACCAGATCGGTGGCCAGACCGGCGACACGATCGGCGCCTTGCAGCAAGTGAGCGAAATATCCGTGCTTCTCGTCGCTTCCGTCGCGCTTTCCTGA